One part of the Raphanus sativus cultivar WK10039 chromosome 7, ASM80110v3, whole genome shotgun sequence genome encodes these proteins:
- the LOC108818276 gene encoding SUN domain-containing protein 1, with translation MSASTMSMTATPSKRTPIISGDNKRSNFDFPPSESLANGEATRDPILPDSLIDRSKGQDSGPVVTRRVSSTANGTTTTTTATQRRTRKVTAPRTERARWKRVARVFAKQLVALLIIVGLIQVARKVLAPSSSPSSSSSSFETEMAFSGLESRIAEVDGLVKATTSTMQLQVELLDKKIAKEAKALRKELEAKASAFHNELKKIESKTESLEKSVEEVNARPFVSRDEFERVYEELKKGDESAFSEVSIDELRAYARDVMEREIEKHAADGLGRVDYALASGGGFVMQHSDPFLVGKGSNWFATASSRRAHTDAVKMLSPSFGEPGQCFALKGSSGYVQIRLRGPIVPEAFTLEHVAKNVAYDRSSAPKDCVVSGWLQGKGQESSEETEKMQLLTEFTYDLDRSNAQTFNVLDSSDSGLVDTVRLDFTSNHGSDSHTCIYRFRVHGRAPDPASVVETQP, from the exons GAATCGCTTGCGAACGGTGAAGCCACCAGGGATCCGATCCTCCCCGATTCTCTTATCGATCGATCCAAAGGCCAAGACTCGGGTCCGGTAGTGACGAGGAGGGTTTCTTCCACCGCGAACGGAACAACGACGACAACAACCGCCACGCAGCGCCGGACGCGGAAGGTGACCGCTCCCAGGACCGAGAGAGCGCGGTGGAAGAGAGTGGCGAGGGTGTTCGCGAAGCAGCTCGTGGCTCTTCTGATCATCGTCGGGTTGATTCAGGTGGCGAGGAAAGTGCTTGCTCCTTCGtcctctccatcttcttcttcctcctcgttTGAAACCGAGATGGCGTTCTCTGGATTAGAGAGCAGAATCGCTGAGGTAGACGGTCTCGTGAAGGCCACGACGAGTACGATGCAACTCCAAGTCGAGTTGCTCGACAAGAAGATCGCAAAGGAAGCGAAAGCGTTGCGGAAAGAGCTCGAGGCGAAAGCTTCCGCCTTCCATAACGAGTTGAAGAAGATCGAGTCTAAGACCGAGTCGCTAGAGAAGTCGGTAGAGGAAGTAAATGCGAGACCTTTCGTGTCGAGAGACGAGTTCGAGAGGGTTTACGAGGAGTTGAAGAAAGGTGATGAGTCCGCGTTCAGCGAGGTTAGCATCGACGAGTTGAGGGCCTACGCTAGGGACGTgatggagagagagatcgaAAAGCATGCCGCTGATGGGCTCGGTAGAGTGGACTATGCGTTGGCGTCTGGTGGTGGGTTCGTGATGCAGCATTCGGATCCGTTTCTTGTTGGGAAAGGGAGTAACTGGTTTGCGACAGCTAGTAGTAGACGTGCTCATACCGATGCGGTTAAGATGTTGTCTCCGAGTTTCGGGGAGCCTGGACAGTGTTTTGCTCTGAAAGGTAGTAGTGGCTATGTTCAAATCAGGCTGAGGGGACCGATTGTGCCTGAGGCTTTCACCTTGGAGCATGTAGCTAAG AACGTGGCGTACGACAGATCGAGTGCTCCAAAAGATTGTGTCGTGTCAGGATGGCTGCAAGGGAAAGGACAGGAATCCTCAGAGGAGACAGAGAAGATGCAACTTCTAACGGAGTTCACTTACGACCTAGACAGGTCAAACGCACAGACATTCAACGTCTTGGACTCATCAGACTCTGGTCTGGTGGATACTGTCAGGCTAGACTTCACCTCCAACCACGGAAGCGACTCTCATACTTGCATCTACCGGTTTAGGGTTCATGGCCGTGCGCCAGACCCAGCCTCTGTTGTGGAAACACAGCCTTGA
- the LOC108816159 gene encoding probable pectinesterase/pectinesterase inhibitor 47 encodes MQTQHFSSSLLSLITLICLSWALLISSMQPPTQPPSQPPSHPPSHLPSQPPSQPPLQPTSQPPSHPPSQPPSLPTPQPPAQSPSQQANVACKSTPYPKLCRTILSAFKSSPSDPYRYGKFTLKQCLKQARRLSNVINRFAQRVEKDPGTSTPEEVSAVADCGDLAALSVEYLEAVTDELKAAELMTEALVDRVSSLLGGVVTNQQTCLDGLEEAKSAFATVIGSPLGNVTQLYSVSLGLVSNALTRNLKRYKGSKGKIFGGGNKAIREPLETLIKVLRKTCDKSKECRHDRSLGELGETSGGSILVREAVTVGPYEHDNFTTITEAVAAAPNKTLPEDGYFVIYAREGLYEEYIVISNKKRNIMLIGDGINKTIITGNHSFIDGWTTYNSSSFAVVGDRFVAVDVTFRNTAGPEKHQAVAVRNNADGSTFYRCSFEGYQDTLYVHSLRQFYRECDIYGTVDFIFGNAAAVFQNCNIYARKPMANQKNAVTAQGRTDPNQKTGISIINCTIGAAPDLAADSNPAMTFLGRPWKPYSRTVYIQSYITDAIQPVGWLEWNGTIGLDTISYGEYDNFGPGAKTSKRVQWPGYSLLNLAQAMNFTVYNFTLGDTWLPQTDIPFYGGLLHTE; translated from the exons atgcAAACACAAcacttctcttcatctctcttgTCCCTGATCACTCTTATTTGTCTGTCATGGGCTTTGCTAATCTCATCGATGCAGCCTCCAACACAGCCTCCATCACAACCACCGTCACATCCTCCATCGCATCTTCCATCACAACCACCCTCGCAGCCTCCATTGCAACCTACATCACAGCCACCGTCACATCCTCCATCGCAGCCTCCATCACTTCCAACGCCACAGCCTCCAGCGCAGTCTCCATCACAACAAGCCAACGTCGCTTGTAAATCCACTCCTTACCCGAAGCTCTGCCGCACAATCCTCTCAGCCTTCAAATCCTCACCGTCCGATCCATACCGTTACGGAAAGTTCACACTCAAGCAATGCCTCAAACAAGCACGTCGCCTTTCCAACGTCATCAACCGCTTTGCACAGCGCGTGGAGAAAGATCCAGGAACGTCCACACCGGAAGAAGTCAGTGCAGTTGCCGACTGCGGCGACCTGGCGGCACTTAGCGTTGAATACCTTGAAGCGGTTACGGATGAGCTGAAAGCAGCCGAGCTGATGACGGAGGCGCTCGTTGATCGTGTGTCGAGCCTTCTCGGCGGCGTCGTGACGAACCAGCAGACGTGCCTCGACGGTCTTGAGGAGGCTAAGAGCGCGTTTGCGACCGTGATTGGATCGCCGTTGGGGAACGTCACGCAGCTCTACAGTGTATCGTTGGGGCTTGTGAGTAACGCGCTTACCCGTAATCTGAAGCGGTATAAAGGATCCAAGGGGAAGATCTTTGGTGGTGGTAACAAAGCTATTCGTGAACCCCTCGAGACTTTAATTAAG GTTTTACGGAAAACATGCGACAAGAGCAAGGAGTGTAGGCATGATAGGAGTTTAGGTGAGCTAGGGGAGACAAGCGGTGGCTCGATCCTCGTAAGAGAAGCAGTGACCGTCGGTCCATACGAACACGACAACTTCACCACCATAACCGAGGCCGTCGCTGCAGCACCTAACAAAACATTACCGGAGGATGGCTACTTCGTCATCTATGCAAGGGAAGGTCTTTACGAAGAATATATTGTCATATCGaataaaaagagaaacataATGCTTATCGGAGATGGAATCAATAAAACCATCATTACTGGAAACCATAGTTTTATTGATGGCTGGACTACTTATAATTCTTCAAGCTTTG CGGTGGTCGGAGATCGATTTGTTGCAGTTGATGTGACATTCCGAAATACAGCTGGACCGGAGAAGCACCAGGCTGTGGCCGTGAGAAATAATGCGGATGGATCAACATTTTATCGGTGTAGTTTCGAAGGCTATCAAGATACTCTCTACGTCCATTCTTTGAGACAGTTCTACCGTGAATGTGACATATACG GTACCGTAGATTTTATTTTCGGAAATGCAGCTGCGGTATTTCAAAACTGCAATATATATGCTCGAAAACCTATGGCAAACCAGAAAAATGCAGTGACAGCCCAGGGAAGAACAGACCCAAACCAAAAAACCGGAATCTCCATAATCAATTGCACAATTGGGGCTGCCCCGGACCTCGCGGCTGACTCCAACCCGGCCATGACATTCCTTGGACGGCCATGGAAGCCTTACTCGAGAACGGTGTACATTCAATCATACATCACTGATGCTATCCAACCAGTGGGATGGCTAGAATGGAATGGTACAATCGGCCTAGATACGATCTCATATGGTGAATATGACAACTTTGGACCGGGAGCTAAGACAAGCAAGAGAGTCCAGTGGCCAGGGTATAGCCTATTGAACTTGGCACAAGCCATGAACTTCACCGTGTATAATTTCACTTTGGGCGACACTTGGTTGCCTCAGACCGATATTCCCTTTTACGGCGGTTTGCTTCACACGGAATGA
- the LOC108816722 gene encoding nicotianamine synthase 1-like, translating to MACKNNLVVKQIIDLYDQISKLESLKPSQNVDTLFGQLVSTCLPTDTDIDVTKMSEEVKDMRSNLIKLCGEAEGYLEQHFSTILGSLQKDQNPLDHLNIFPYYNNYLKLGKLEFDLLSQHSSHAPTKIAFVGSGPMPLTSIVLAKFHLPNATFHNFDIDSHANTLASSLVSRDPDLSKRMFFHTTDVLNATEGLDEYDVVFLAALVGMDKEAKVKAIEHLERHMAPGAVLMLRSAHALRAFLYPIVDSSDLKGFQLLTIFHPTDDVVNSVVIARKLGGSSTNGVNGTRDCMFMPCNYSKVHAIMNNRCKKNKMISAIE from the coding sequence ATGGCTTGCAAAAACAATCTTGTTGTGAAGCAGATCATCGACTTATACGACCAAATTTCAAAGCTCGAGAGTTTGAAACCTTCACAAAATGTCGACACTCTGTTCGGACAACTCGTGTCCACGTGCTTACCCACGGACACAGACATCGACGTCACAAAGATGAGTGAAGAAGTCAAAGACATGAGATCTAACCTCATCAAGCTATGTGGTGAAGCCGAAGGTTATTTAGAGCAACACTTCTCCACAATCTTGGGATCTTTACAAAAAGACCAAAACCCACTCGACCATTTAAACATCTTTCCTTACTACAACAACTACCTCAAGCTAGGCAAGCTCGAATTCGATCTCTTGAGCCAACACTCGAGCCATGCTCCCACCAAGATTGCCTTCGTTGGCTCCGGCCCGATGCCTCTCACATCGATCGTCTTGGCTAAGTTTCACCTCCCGAACGCAACGTTCCACAACTTTGATATCGATTCACACGCAAACACACTCGCTTCGAGCCTCGTGTCTCGCGACCCGGACCTCTCGAAACGCATGTTCTTCCACACAACGGACGTGCTAAACGCTACGGAAGGGCTAGACGAATACGACGTCGTTTTCTTGGCGGCTCTCGTGGGAATGGACAAAGAGGCGAAGGTGAAAGCCATCGAGCACTTGGAGAGACACATGGCTCCTGGAGCTGTACTCATGCTAAGGAGTGCTCATGCTCTTAGAGCTTTCTTATACCCAATCGTTGACTCTTCTGATCTCAAAGGCTTCCAGCTTTTGACCATCTTTCACCCGACCGATGACGTGGTTAACTCGGTTGTGATCGCACGTAAGCTCGGTGGTTCGAGCACGAACGGGGTTAATGGTACTCGTGATTGCATGTTCATGCCTTGTAACTACTCTAAGGTCCATGCGATTATGAACAATCGTTGCAAGAAGAATAAGATGATTAGTGCCATCGAGtaa
- the LOC108818015 gene encoding histone-lysine N-methyltransferase, H3 lysine-9 specific SUVH1, with product MEGNYTDKTRVLDIKPLRTLRPVFPNGNQTPPFVCAPPFGPFPSGFSPLYPFTSSQVNEQTPDLSQAQNPPQHQPQVPPQTPHQPLVPLQQQPSLVTSLRPFRSPDTTSNGDIEPEGSTLKRKIPKRRQLANFESGISVAERDNGNRELVMSVLMRFDALRRRFAQLEDAEDAVNGIIKRPDLKAGSTCMSRGVRTNTKKRPGLVPGVEIGDIFFFRFEMCLVGLHSPSMAGIDYLVVKGDNEEEPIATSIVSSGYSDVNPDVLIYTGQGGHADKDKEASDQKLERGNLALEKSLHRNGAVRVIRGLKESTHRVKIYVYDGVYEIKEAWIEKGKSGHDTFKYKLVRAPGQPPAFATWTEIQKWKTGKSSRKGLILPDLTSGVEGIAVSLVNEVDNENGPPYFTYSTTVKYSMSFQLTTTGQSSSGCACGNKCKPGNLECHCIRRNGGDFPYTGNDILVRRKPMVYECSPSCPCLTCKSKVTQMGVKVRLEVFKTVNRGWGLRSWDPIRAGAFICVYAGEARDKSKVQQTMGNDDYTFDTTRVYTPFKWNYEPGLADEGASEEMSEEPELPLPLIISAKNIGNVARFMNHSCSPNVFWQPVSYENNGQLFLHVSFFAISHIPPMTELTYDYGVSRPSGAQNGNPIYGKKRCFCGTEYCRGSFG from the coding sequence ATGGAAGGGAACTACACTGATAAGACAAGAGTGTTGGACATCAAACCATTGCGTACTCTAAGACCTGTCTTCCCTAACGGAAACCAAACTCCCCCTTTTGTCTGCGCACCTCCTTTTGGTCCCTTTCCATCTGGATTCTCACCTCTCTATCCCTTTACCTCGTCTCAAGTGAACGAACAAACACCAGATCTCTCTCAAGCTCAAAACCCACCTCAACATCAGCCTCAGGTTCCACCTCAAACTCCACATCAGCCTCTTGTTCCACTTCAACAGCAGCCTTCGTTGGTTACTTCTTTGAGGCCATTTAGATCTCCTGATACAACGTCTAATGGAGACATAGAACCTGAGGGGTCTACTTTGAAAAGAAAGATCCCTAAACGGCGTCAGCTTGCTAACTTCGAGAGTGGGATCAGCGTGGCCGAGAGAGACAATGGGAATAGGGAGCTGGTGATGAGTGTTCTCATGCGGTTTGATGCGTTGAGAAGAAGGTTTGCACAGCTGGAGGATGCGGAGGACGCAGTTAACGGGATCATCAAACGCCCTGATCTGAAAGCAGGGTCGACTTGTATGAGCAGAGGGGTCCGGACAAACACCAAGAAGAGACCAGGTCTCGTTCCAGGTGTTGAGATTGGGGACATATTCTTCTTCAGGTTTGAGATGTGTTTGGTCGGGTTACATTCTCCGTCAATGGCTGGCATTGACTATCTGGTTGTCAAGGGAGATAACGAAGAGGAGCCTATCGCCACCAGCATTGTCTCTTCGGGATATAGTGATGTTAATCCGGATGTTCTGATATATACCGGTCAGGGTGGTCATGCTGATAAAGACAAGGAAGCATCTGACCAAAAGCTTGAAAGGGGTAACCTCGCGTTGGAGAAGAGCTTGCATAGGAACGGTGCGGTTAGGGTGATAAGGGGATTGAAAGAGTCTACTCATAGGGTTAAGATCTATGTTTACGATGGGGTCTATGAGATCAAAGAGGCGTGGATAGAGAAAGGGAAGTCAGGACACGACACCTTCAAGTATAAACTAGTGAGAGCTCCTGGTCAGCCTCCTGCCTTTGCTACATGGACTGAGATCCAAAAGTGGAAGACGGGTAAGTCTTCGAGGAAAGGACTCATCCTCCCTGATCTCACTTCCGGTGTTGAAGGCATAGCTGTTTCGCTTGTGAACGAGGTTGATAACGAGAATGGTCCTCCTTATTTCACCTACTCCACAACGGTGAAATACTCCATGTCTTTTCAGCTGACGACGACGGGGCAGTCTTCTAGTGGATGCGCTTGTGGCAACAAATGCAAACCGGGGAACTTGGAGTGTCACTGCATAAGGAGAAACGGAGGTGATTTCCCTTACACAGGGAATGATATTCTAGTTAGACGCAAGCCTATGGTGTATGAGTGCAGCCCGTCTTGTCCGTGCTTGACCTGCAAAAGCAAGGTGACTCAAATGGGAGTGAAAGTGAGGCTGGAAGTTTTCAAGACGGTGAACAGAGGATGGGGCTTGCGCTCGTGGGATCCTATTCGTGCTGGTGCGTTTATATGTGTGTATGCAGGTGAGGCCAGAGACAAGTCGAAGGTGCAGCAGACGATGGGTAATGATGATTATACTTTTGATACAACCCGTGTCTATACCCCTTTCAAATGGAACTATGAGCCTGGCTTAGCAGACGAAGGTGCTTCTGAGGAGATGAGTGAAGAACCTGAACTCCCACTGCCTCTTATAATCAGTGCTAAGAATATTGGGAATGTTGCTCGGTTCATGAACCATAGTTGCTCCCCTAATGTTTTCTGGCAGCCGGTTAGTTATGAGAACAACGGTCAGCTCTTCTTGCATGTCTCCTTCTTTGCAATCTCACACATCCCTCCCATGACTGAGTTAACTTATGACTATGGTGTTTCACGACCAAGCGGAGCTCAAAATGGCAATCCTATATATGGTAAAAAGAGGTGCTTCTGCGGAACAGAGTATTGCCGTGGTTCATTTGGTTGA